Sequence from the Halomarina litorea genome:
CAAGTGACCGTGAGAAAAACTTTGGGCAACGTCCAAACGATTACCAGACTCGAATAGGCTTCCTCTCTGCGTCTGGTGCTGTGATGATTCTCGGAGGATCTGGTTACGGACGACGACGGACTAGAAGATTTCTGCTGGCACTATCATTCTATTTGACTACCTCTTGTTGTGGGTGCGTTACAGGCATATCGATGTCATAGCATTACTGTCCCCTCGGGCAGGCACTCAAATACAACCCTGGTACCGACCTATCCCAACCGATGTTGGTGAGTGTTATTACAGATCTATAGCTGTAAACGTGATTGTGGTCCATAGTGTTTCTACACTCTCTCCTATTTCGTATCGAATTCAAACCGATTGTGTGGGCTACGTTTCGAATGAGTGATTTACTTCGATTACACTGGTGGTCCGTTGTAAAGGCTCGATGACTCTGTCAACGAAGTCATCGATATCAGTGAGACTAGTCCCCGTGTAGACGCTAACCGCGGCGACTGGCTCCTTATCTGAGCAGAATACTGGCATCGCGACGCCGTTCAATCCCAGCTTTCCCTCCTCAATATCGGTTGCGTAGCCGTTCTCACGCACTGACTCCAACTCAGAATACAGCTCAGACGGGTCCGTGATTGTGTTCTCAGTACTCGCAGAGAGGCCATACTGGTTGACCAACCGTTCGACACGCGATTCCGGTTGAAACGCTAGCAGAACCTTGCCAAGTGCGTTCGCATGCAACCACGTGTGGGATCCGTCGAACTCTGTCGAGCGGGTCGTGTACTCTCCCTCTACCGAGTAGAGGAACACGGCGTAGTCATTCTCCTCGACTCCCAGCGTCGCTGGTTCTCCTGTCTCTTCGGTGAGCTTTCTCAATTCGGGCCGCGCCACATGGTAGATGTCCCGATCGAACCTGATACAGCCACCGAGTTCGAGGAACTGAAGGCTTGGTCGATAGTTCGATTGGTCTTTGACGACGTAGCCGAGTTCGCGGAGTGTGGCTAAGTGGTCGAAGACGGTACTTCGGGGCTTCTCGACCGCAGCCGCAACCTCCGAGAGATTCGCCACTTCTAATCGGACGAGCGTCTCGATGATTTCGAACACCGTTTCCGTAGTTTTGATCCGGTGGTTCTGTCCCATGTCCATCGTGCACTGTGAGTTCAACTACCAAAGTCCTATTGGGTTATGCCCAACAATTTCCTAGCGCCGAAATGGCGCTTCGGAGAGTGAACGTTTGATGACAACCTGGGTTTGTGAATACCCTACCATACCAAACTAGAATATTGGTGTCTTTCAACATAATTACTTCATCTGAAATGGGATATGTATCATGTCTGGAACGATTTTTGTTGGTCATAGCCCACACATCACATTGTGTGCGCAATCGCCTACTTGCAGACGGCTAGTAGTTGTAGCTGTGGTTGGCACCTACCCCCCAATCTGATACCGAATGAAGGGACCCGCACTGAGTTTGAGACAGTAGACTGTGGCGAACAGGAAGGGATATCGTCCGCGGGGCGTCTTCCTTTTGGAGGTGCACTGGACGAGGGTGATTTTTGGGTGATAACCATCGGTATCCCCCTTCCCCATTCTCTCAGTACGCCACGATCTCAGATGGTTCGAACTCTGTAGAGCACCTGACGAGGATGGGCAGAAGGACCCACTCTTTCGCACTAACTGACTCGGAGAACACTCCACGGTAAGATTTAAGAATCAACCGTCCATCGGAGCATGCGCCATGGGCACATATGACCATGTGGGGCTGCAGAAAGAAGAGGATGTGCTGACAGTCACGTTCGATCGACCGGACGATCTCAACGCAGTGAACGACCTGCTCCACGAAGAGTTGGCTCAGGTGTTTCGTGACGTATACGATACAGAAGCACGCGTTGTGGTCCTCACTGGCAAAGGTGAGGCGTTCTCGGCAGGCGGGGACATCAATTGGATGAAAGACAACCTCGAGAACCCCGAGAACTTCCAGAAGACTATCCGTGAAGCCGAGGAAATCATTCAGGGAATCGTCAATCTCGAAAAGCCGATAGTCACGAAGATCAACGGAGACGCGACTGGTCTCGGAGCCACGCTCGCACTCTTCTGCGATATCAGTCTGATGAGTAACGAGGCACGGATTGGTGACCCCCACATTAAGGTAGCACTCGTCGCTGGAGACGGCGGAGCCGTGATTTGGCCCCTGCTCACGAGTATGAACAAAGCCAAAGAGTTGTTGATGACGGGAGACTTGATCTCGGCCGAGGAAGCCGAACGCTTAGGCCTCGTAAACTACGCTGTGCCTCCAGACGAACTCGACAGCCGGACGGAGGAGATGATCGAAAAGCTGGCTACGGGGCCGCAAACGGCTATCCGGTACACCAAGAAGACACTCAACAATTGGCTAGAGCTCGGTTGCAACATCGCGCTAACCGAGGGTCTCGCTCTCGAGGCCACTGGGCAACAACACCCGGACCACGAGGAAGCAGTAGAAGCATTCCTCGAGAAGCGTCGACCTGACTTCCCGAGCGG
This genomic interval carries:
- a CDS encoding IclR family transcriptional regulator; translation: MGQNHRIKTTETVFEIIETLVRLEVANLSEVAAAVEKPRSTVFDHLATLRELGYVVKDQSNYRPSLQFLELGGCIRFDRDIYHVARPELRKLTEETGEPATLGVEENDYAVFLYSVEGEYTTRSTEFDGSHTWLHANALGKVLLAFQPESRVERLVNQYGLSASTENTITDPSELYSELESVRENGYATDIEEGKLGLNGVAMPVFCSDKEPVAAVSVYTGTSLTDIDDFVDRVIEPLQRTTSVIEVNHSFET
- a CDS encoding enoyl-CoA hydratase-related protein; translated protein: MGTYDHVGLQKEEDVLTVTFDRPDDLNAVNDLLHEELAQVFRDVYDTEARVVVLTGKGEAFSAGGDINWMKDNLENPENFQKTIREAEEIIQGIVNLEKPIVTKINGDATGLGATLALFCDISLMSNEARIGDPHIKVALVAGDGGAVIWPLLTSMNKAKELLMTGDLISAEEAERLGLVNYAVPPDELDSRTEEMIEKLATGPQTAIRYTKKTLNNWLELGCNIALTEGLALEATGQQHPDHEEAVEAFLEKRRPDFPSGRTPE